One Campylobacter concisus DNA segment encodes these proteins:
- a CDS encoding Type 1 glutamine amidotransferase-like domain-containing protein codes for MENIFLCSYFAEVASKINELVKFSGKKVAFIDTAAKFEEVNFYVDEAVEILEKFGAKLTRIDISCVKNMVAQVSECDDFCALDDKILATINECDIIYISGGNTFYLLSELRKSRAAQTIKDAVHAGKIYIGESAGAIVAAPDTRYATPMDENSVNVSDFTGLNLVDFFIVPHFGCEPFVEAARETMKKFGNSCDLRPINNAEFIAL; via the coding sequence ATGGAAAATATTTTTCTTTGTTCTTACTTTGCAGAGGTTGCGAGCAAGATCAATGAATTGGTGAAATTTAGTGGCAAGAAAGTTGCTTTTATCGATACGGCAGCAAAATTTGAAGAGGTAAATTTTTACGTAGATGAAGCGGTGGAAATTTTGGAAAAATTTGGTGCGAAGCTGACTCGTATTGATATTTCTTGTGTTAAAAACATGGTTGCGCAGGTTTCTGAATGTGATGATTTTTGCGCCTTAGACGATAAAATTTTAGCTACTATTAATGAATGTGACATCATTTATATAAGTGGCGGAAATACATTTTATCTTCTTAGTGAGCTGCGAAAATCGCGCGCTGCACAAACTATAAAAGATGCAGTTCATGCAGGTAAAATTTATATTGGCGAGTCAGCAGGTGCGATCGTAGCGGCACCAGATACGAGATATGCTACGCCTATGGATGAAAATAGCGTAAACGTGAGTGATTTTACAGGCTTAAATTTGGTGGATTTTTTCATAGTGCCACACTTTGGTTGTGAGCCTTTTGTGGAAGCTGCACGCGAGACAATGAAAAAATTTGGCAATTCTTGTGATTTGCGTCCTATAAATAATGCAGAATTTATCGCACTTTAA
- the rsmD gene encoding 16S rRNA (guanine(966)-N(2))-methyltransferase RsmD, translated as MKLYTKISSGKFKGKRLELPSLSTTRSTKSIVKESFFNVIRDEIYTLTFIEGFGGSGVMACEAVSNGAREAIAIEKDRVAFKITQSNLKSLESVNLKAINGDTFAILPDLVNSQSGKVLLYLDPPFDIRAGFDDIYVKLVNLISQLKKEKIYMIVFEHNSDFKFSDEISTYKLVKFKKFGATSLSYFQ; from the coding sequence GTGAAGCTATACACTAAAATCTCAAGTGGTAAATTTAAAGGTAAAAGGCTTGAATTGCCAAGCCTAAGCACGACTAGAAGCACAAAAAGTATCGTAAAAGAGTCCTTTTTTAACGTCATTAGAGATGAAATTTATACTCTTACATTTATAGAGGGCTTTGGTGGAAGCGGCGTGATGGCATGTGAGGCCGTTAGCAATGGAGCACGTGAGGCTATTGCTATCGAAAAAGATAGAGTTGCTTTTAAAATCACGCAAAGCAACCTTAAAAGCCTAGAGAGCGTAAATTTAAAAGCAATAAATGGTGATACCTTTGCCATCTTGCCTGATCTTGTAAATTCTCAAAGTGGCAAGGTCTTGCTCTATCTTGATCCGCCATTTGATATAAGAGCTGGCTTTGATGATATTTACGTCAAGCTTGTAAATTTGATCTCGCAGCTAAAAAAAGAAAAAATTTACATGATAGTTTTTGAGCACAACAGCGACTTTAAATTTAGTGATGAAATTTCTACATATAAACTTGTAAAATTTAAAAAATTTGGAGCTACTTCGCTCTCTTATTTTCAATAA
- a CDS encoding flagellar basal body P-ring protein FlgI, producing MKKFLSFVAASVIATSAFATQIKELASIVGVRDNQLIGYGLVVGLNGTGDGSTSKFTIQSLSNMLQGVNVKINPDDIKSKNAAAVMVTAKLPAFARHGDKLDVVISSIGDAKSLQGGTLLMTPLKGVDGDIYALAQGALSIGGKSMGRSGGNHPTVGSILNGALVEREVTYDIYNQDSIRLSLKDTNFKTALDIQNAINANISDDAAKAIDPRTVIVKKPDDVSIIELASAVLDLDVEYKPDEKIVVDERTGTIVSGINAVVSPVVLTHGAITIKIEPNSYDEAAQNDVNIGSDTSVAPSQNLLKISGEKTTVANVTRALNKLGATPSDIISILENLKRVGAIQVDLEII from the coding sequence ATGAAAAAATTTTTATCTTTTGTAGCAGCTTCAGTGATAGCTACTTCAGCCTTTGCTACGCAGATAAAAGAGCTTGCAAGCATAGTTGGTGTAAGAGATAACCAGCTAATAGGCTACGGCCTAGTTGTCGGACTAAACGGCACAGGTGATGGCTCAACGTCAAAATTTACGATCCAGTCTTTATCAAACATGCTTCAAGGTGTAAACGTAAAGATAAACCCAGATGATATCAAGTCAAAAAACGCAGCTGCTGTTATGGTAACAGCTAAGCTTCCTGCATTTGCAAGGCATGGCGATAAGCTTGATGTCGTGATCTCATCTATCGGCGATGCAAAAAGCTTGCAAGGTGGTACGCTTCTCATGACGCCACTAAAAGGCGTTGATGGTGATATTTACGCTTTGGCTCAGGGTGCTTTAAGTATCGGCGGAAAAAGCATGGGTAGATCAGGTGGCAACCACCCAACTGTTGGATCTATCCTAAATGGAGCTTTGGTCGAGCGAGAAGTGACTTATGACATTTACAATCAAGATAGCATAAGACTAAGCCTAAAAGATACAAATTTTAAAACCGCTCTTGATATCCAAAACGCTATAAATGCAAATATCTCTGATGATGCCGCAAAGGCGATCGATCCAAGAACGGTTATCGTTAAAAAGCCGGATGATGTTAGCATTATCGAGCTTGCAAGTGCTGTGCTTGATCTTGATGTAGAGTATAAGCCAGATGAAAAGATAGTGGTTGATGAGAGAACTGGCACAATAGTAAGTGGCATAAATGCTGTGGTTAGCCCAGTTGTCTTAACGCATGGTGCAATCACAATAAAAATAGAGCCAAATAGCTATGACGAAGCAGCGCAAAACGATGTAAATATAGGAAGCGATACGTCGGTCGCACCTAGTCAAAATTTACTTAAAATTTCAGGCGAAAAAACAACCGTTGCAAATGTAACAAGAGCGTTAAATAAGCTTGGGGCGACACCAAGTGATATCATATCGATACTTGAAAATTTAAAGCGAGTTGGTGCGATACAAGTTGATTTGGAGATAATATAA
- the flgK gene encoding flagellar hook-associated protein FlgK — MANIFMSLGTGVSGLNAAQLQISTTGNNIANADSNYYTRQRVVQSASPAMNTVPGGVGTGTQVDTITRLHDEFAYSRLKYSSSNLENTAYKQRILQEATKYFPDLKDNGMVKDIQEYFSAWNNFASNPNAGAQKVNLINKASVLTASINRSSKMLYDMHEKIDETIKINIKEINSLGRQIANINKQIQRIESGADAGIKINANDLRDKRDELELAMSKLVNTAVYKSDLKSNSRVDTGITDQGKYYNLNIGGVSIVDGVNFHEISMSSTESGRYTKIYYEREDGRRIPMEEKITGGKIGAALDLRGRNYEPDNDKFSDGTIQKYIDNLNTFSKTLITSTNNIYAESAVEISNSDPISYLEGDKTLMNHDNSIRNGSFEAIVYDNKGNVVARKTINVNGTTTMNDTRYGNSIVKDFNSNSDDNKDNNMLNDVDDFFEASYFYDKNTKKGTFSLIPKQAQGLYSISIVDHGTNFPGAVGINRFFSGTDSNSIGINQNFTQDHTKLRAYSKPVIGNNEVANKMIQLQYQKQTFYSSGIALDRDETIEGYYRYLTTDMASDTEANNTIHDTNTSLQKTAEEEFQSTSGVDTNEELTNLIRFQASYGAAAKIITTVDQMLDTLLSLKQ, encoded by the coding sequence ATGGCTAATATTTTTATGTCATTAGGCACGGGTGTTTCAGGACTAAATGCAGCCCAGCTTCAAATAAGTACAACCGGAAATAATATCGCAAACGCCGATAGCAACTACTATACAAGACAACGTGTTGTCCAATCTGCATCTCCAGCGATGAATACAGTCCCTGGCGGAGTTGGCACAGGCACACAAGTAGATACTATAACAAGGCTTCATGATGAGTTTGCCTACTCAAGACTAAAATACTCATCGTCAAATTTAGAAAATACAGCCTATAAACAAAGAATTTTGCAAGAAGCTACAAAATATTTTCCTGACCTAAAAGATAATGGAATGGTGAAAGATATTCAGGAGTATTTTTCCGCATGGAATAACTTTGCTTCAAACCCTAATGCAGGCGCTCAGAAAGTAAATTTAATAAATAAAGCAAGTGTATTGACTGCAAGTATCAACCGCTCATCAAAGATGCTTTATGATATGCATGAAAAGATTGATGAAACAATAAAAATAAATATAAAAGAGATAAATTCTCTAGGCAGACAAATAGCAAATATTAATAAGCAAATCCAAAGAATAGAATCAGGCGCAGACGCTGGTATAAAAATAAATGCAAATGATCTTCGTGATAAACGTGATGAGCTTGAGCTTGCTATGTCAAAGCTGGTAAATACAGCAGTTTATAAAAGCGATCTAAAGAGCAATTCTAGGGTAGATACAGGAATAACAGATCAAGGAAAATACTACAATCTAAACATTGGTGGCGTAAGTATCGTTGATGGTGTAAATTTTCATGAAATTTCTATGAGTTCAACCGAAAGTGGACGATATACAAAAATTTATTATGAAAGAGAAGATGGCAGAAGAATCCCAATGGAGGAAAAGATTACAGGTGGTAAAATTGGAGCTGCACTTGATCTTAGGGGTAGAAACTACGAGCCAGATAATGATAAATTTAGCGACGGAACGATCCAAAAATATATTGATAATTTAAATACATTTAGTAAAACCTTGATAACAAGTACAAATAATATCTATGCCGAATCCGCAGTTGAAATTTCTAACTCAGATCCGATAAGTTATTTAGAAGGCGATAAGACGTTGATGAATCATGATAATAGCATAAGAAATGGAAGTTTTGAAGCTATTGTTTATGATAACAAAGGCAATGTCGTGGCCAGAAAAACTATAAATGTAAATGGCACGACGACGATGAATGATACAAGATATGGCAACTCTATCGTCAAAGACTTTAACTCAAACTCAGATGACAATAAAGACAATAATATGTTAAATGACGTTGATGACTTTTTCGAGGCATCATATTTTTATGATAAAAATACTAAAAAAGGCACATTTTCTCTCATTCCAAAACAAGCTCAAGGGCTTTATAGCATATCAATAGTCGATCACGGTACAAATTTCCCAGGCGCTGTTGGTATAAATAGATTTTTTTCAGGTACTGACTCAAATAGTATCGGTATAAATCAAAATTTTACCCAAGACCACACAAAGCTTCGTGCCTACTCAAAGCCGGTTATCGGAAATAATGAAGTTGCAAATAAAATGATCCAGCTTCAGTATCAAAAGCAAACCTTTTACTCAAGTGGCATAGCGCTTGATAGAGATGAGACGATCGAGGGATATTACCGCTATCTTACGACTGACATGGCGAGTGATACAGAGGCGAATAATACGATCCACGATACAAATACATCTTTGCAAAAGACAGCTGAAGAGGAATTTCAATCAACAAGTGGCGTAGATACGAACGAAGAGCTTACGAATTTGATCCGCTTTCAAGCAAGTTACGGCGCAGCGGCAAAGATCATCACGACAGTTGATCAAATGCTTGACACGCTTCTTTCACTAAAACAATGA
- a CDS encoding superoxide dismutase family protein: MKKIVLLSAVLGTLLFAHEGHHFDAKAGEHLVIPVNELSEKGDKSVGEVVAVKTNYGVAFFPNLKGLTAGLHGFHIHENADCGATEKGLGMKAGGHWDPAGTKIHSFAWDDKGHKGDLPALYVDVEGNANYPVLAPKIKSLDELKGHSLMVHVGGDNHSDNPKALGGGGARMLCGVIK; encoded by the coding sequence ATGAAAAAAATCGTTTTACTAAGTGCAGTTTTAGGAACTTTGCTTTTTGCTCACGAAGGTCATCACTTTGATGCAAAAGCTGGAGAGCATCTAGTTATACCTGTTAATGAACTAAGCGAGAAGGGCGATAAGAGTGTCGGCGAAGTAGTAGCTGTTAAGACAAACTACGGCGTTGCATTTTTTCCAAATTTAAAAGGACTTACTGCAGGACTACACGGCTTTCACATCCATGAAAATGCTGACTGTGGTGCGACTGAAAAAGGTCTTGGCATGAAAGCAGGCGGTCACTGGGATCCAGCTGGCACAAAGATCCACTCTTTTGCATGGGATGATAAAGGTCACAAAGGCGATTTGCCAGCACTTTACGTAGATGTTGAGGGTAATGCGAACTATCCAGTGCTAGCCCCAAAGATAAAAAGTCTTGACGAGCTAAAAGGTCACTCACTAATGGTTCATGTTGGTGGTGATAATCACAGCGACAACCCAAAAGCACTTGGCGGTGGCGGTGCTAGAATGCTTTGTGGCGTTATTAAGTAA
- a CDS encoding ornithine carbamoyltransferase, giving the protein MKISFECECILLQKTLLLFCGKLAAHHKDCDFIVSDREIATRKPLFIIGKNSHLSHPFTKMALLDTLEEFYSAMQISKANEFNETKNEKSLEEKISLLIDKFKADLLEILRANQ; this is encoded by the coding sequence ATGAAAATTTCATTTGAGTGCGAGTGTATTTTACTTCAAAAGACACTACTGCTTTTTTGTGGAAAATTAGCTGCTCATCATAAGGACTGTGATTTTATAGTGAGCGACCGCGAAATAGCAACAAGAAAACCGCTATTTATAATAGGAAAGAATTCTCATCTTTCTCATCCTTTTACCAAAATGGCACTTCTTGATACGCTTGAAGAATTTTACTCAGCTATGCAAATTTCAAAAGCAAATGAGTTTAATGAAACTAAAAATGAAAAGAGCTTAGAAGAAAAAATTTCACTTTTAATAGATAAATTTAAAGCTGATCTTCTTGAAATTTTAAGGGCAAATCAGTGA
- the fliD gene encoding flagellar filament capping protein FliD produces the protein MAVGNVTNLGIGTKNSGLNDDLIKKLKEADEAGQIKPLTKRLERNDLKQKDLAALKTLVSNVNVSGKTLGGEALYLKRTTNNAGKSVTASAANGVSVQNFSIDVQKLAQKDTFQSSNFKNASNLVGATNNGSFDVEIDGQKFSISVTRSTTYQDIVDKINDISRGKLQARILNVGGDKPNQIMLQSGNTGATQTIKFSNDTAGVLDKLGWDSTQFQDKDANGTLLTNPDGTPKMTSNFEKNRILKAQDAEFTYNGVNVKRSKNTFNDLRPGISITLNETGKTNVSVSQDTKEVIKAVEEFIKDYNLMTMNLGIATKYDEEKGAGTFQGVSEISSLRSNIGRLVNGQDSEGKALSKYGIVPDKDGQLQLDLNKLNAALSKDPEEIQKFFMGSSKIEPISYMGASTVSAGALDIKAGDLTINGKSVTFSTTATATAEENALKLQQAINDAGITGVTASLDKSGKRIILKRSDGENIEVKGKNSALTALGMNEATINPVTKKTDGLFTKLAKMLDGVVGKSGTMVAMQNQLKDENESITKNKESTQKLLDEKYTTMQERFIKYNAIIASLENQFSTLKSMIDAEINSRK, from the coding sequence ATGGCAGTAGGTAACGTAACAAATTTAGGAATCGGTACAAAAAATAGCGGGCTAAATGATGATCTTATCAAGAAATTAAAAGAAGCAGATGAAGCAGGACAGATCAAACCTTTAACAAAAAGGCTAGAAAGAAATGATCTAAAGCAAAAAGACCTTGCAGCGCTAAAAACTCTAGTTAGCAACGTAAACGTAAGTGGCAAAACACTTGGCGGAGAGGCACTTTATCTAAAAAGAACTACAAATAATGCTGGCAAAAGCGTAACAGCCTCAGCTGCAAATGGTGTTAGCGTTCAAAATTTTAGTATCGATGTGCAAAAACTTGCTCAAAAAGATACATTTCAAAGCTCAAATTTCAAAAATGCTTCAAACTTAGTAGGTGCGACAAATAACGGCTCTTTTGACGTTGAAATCGATGGACAAAAATTTTCTATTAGCGTAACTAGATCAACCACATATCAAGATATTGTAGACAAGATAAATGATATTAGTCGTGGTAAATTGCAAGCTAGAATTTTAAATGTTGGCGGAGATAAGCCAAATCAAATCATGCTTCAATCAGGCAACACTGGCGCAACACAGACTATTAAATTCTCAAATGATACAGCTGGTGTTTTAGATAAGCTTGGCTGGGATAGTACGCAGTTTCAAGATAAAGATGCAAATGGCACTCTACTAACAAATCCTGATGGCACACCAAAGATGACATCAAATTTTGAGAAAAATAGAATTTTAAAGGCACAAGATGCGGAATTTACATATAACGGAGTAAATGTAAAAAGAAGCAAAAATACCTTCAACGACTTAAGGCCGGGAATTTCTATTACATTAAATGAAACTGGTAAAACAAACGTAAGCGTCTCTCAGGATACAAAAGAGGTAATAAAAGCGGTTGAAGAATTTATCAAAGACTACAACCTAATGACCATGAACCTTGGTATAGCCACAAAATATGACGAGGAAAAGGGAGCTGGCACCTTCCAAGGCGTTAGCGAAATTTCAAGCTTAAGATCAAATATTGGTCGTCTTGTAAATGGACAAGATAGCGAAGGCAAAGCATTAAGCAAATATGGCATAGTGCCTGATAAAGACGGACAGCTTCAGCTTGATCTAAATAAACTAAATGCAGCTCTTAGCAAAGATCCTGAAGAGATTCAGAAATTTTTCATGGGATCAAGCAAGATCGAGCCAATAAGCTATATGGGGGCATCGACCGTTAGCGCTGGAGCACTAGACATAAAAGCTGGTGATCTTACAATAAACGGTAAGTCAGTTACATTCTCAACTACAGCCACAGCCACAGCTGAAGAGAACGCGCTAAAACTTCAACAAGCTATAAATGATGCTGGCATAACTGGAGTTACAGCCAGTCTTGATAAAAGTGGTAAAAGAATCATCTTAAAAAGAAGCGATGGCGAAAATATCGAAGTAAAAGGTAAAAATTCAGCCTTAACAGCTCTAGGTATGAATGAAGCTACTATAAATCCAGTAACCAAAAAGACAGATGGGCTTTTTACAAAGCTAGCTAAAATGCTTGATGGTGTCGTTGGTAAAAGTGGTACGATGGTTGCTATGCAAAATCAGTTAAAAGATGAAAATGAGTCGATCACAAAAAACAAAGAGAGCACACAAAAGCTTTTAGATGAGAAATACACAACAATGCAAGAGCGTTTTATCAAGTATAACGCTATCATCGCGAGTTTAGAAAATCAGTTCTCAACACTAAAATCAATGATCGATGCAGAGATAAATAGCAGAAAATAA
- a CDS encoding rod-binding protein has translation MQIDNTLALNSYNEISANKIKNANAKQDTLLKEQTDAFEAYMVKAVLDIALKEDEHNSLYPKAAGSDIYRSMYNDAMSKALSGNLGFSELLYDFLKRDS, from the coding sequence ATGCAAATAGATAACACCTTAGCGCTAAATTCATACAATGAAATTTCAGCAAATAAGATAAAAAACGCAAATGCTAAACAAGATACTCTTTTAAAAGAGCAAACTGATGCCTTTGAAGCATATATGGTAAAAGCCGTGCTTGATATTGCTTTAAAAGAAGATGAGCACAACTCGCTATATCCAAAGGCTGCTGGTAGCGACATTTATAGGTCAATGTATAACGATGCAATGAGTAAAGCATTGAGCGGAAATCTTGGTTTTTCAGAACTTTTGTACGATTTTTTAAAGAGAGACTCTTAA
- a CDS encoding FlaG family protein, whose protein sequence is MEIFKAAANQVLDTSMSTSAQRQIDSRPIEHSDVKLSADKNNETKDINELDGLSNEELAKRTREVTDRLNYQMQQLDTNVRFAYNEKLNLMVVQVKDAKTGEEITQLPSKEAIRISEYFKESIGILFDKES, encoded by the coding sequence ATGGAAATCTTTAAGGCAGCAGCAAATCAGGTACTAGATACGAGCATGAGCACATCTGCTCAGCGTCAAATAGACAGCAGACCTATCGAGCATTCTGATGTTAAATTAAGTGCTGATAAAAATAACGAAACAAAAGACATTAACGAGCTAGACGGACTTAGCAACGAAGAGCTTGCCAAAAGAACAAGAGAGGTCACTGACAGATTAAACTATCAAATGCAGCAGCTTGATACTAATGTAAGATTTGCTTACAACGAGAAGCTAAATTTAATGGTCGTGCAAGTAAAAGACGCTAAAACTGGCGAGGAGATAACACAACTTCCAAGCAAAGAAGCTATAAGAATAAGCGAGTATTTCAAAGAAAGTATCGGAATACTTTTTGACAAGGAGAGTTAA
- the flgN gene encoding flagellar export chaperone FlgN codes for MIKKLLDEAIGELDELINLTIQDIANIKEAKHSSVDESVKKKNTLVRAFEDTKRALDKELLKVSKESGTTTLASVLDDEVKSKLVLMRSKLENLHKVNKEYARHVVAVKEFFDSLNEKIFGTKASEYGQDGNSIDNNFYKSRV; via the coding sequence ATGATAAAGAAGCTTTTGGACGAGGCTATAGGCGAGCTTGATGAGCTTATAAATTTAACCATACAAGATATCGCAAATATAAAAGAGGCTAAGCACTCAAGCGTTGATGAGAGTGTAAAGAAAAAAAATACCTTAGTTCGTGCATTTGAAGATACAAAAAGAGCACTAGATAAAGAGCTTTTAAAGGTATCAAAAGAAAGCGGTACGACTACACTTGCTAGCGTTTTAGACGATGAGGTGAAGTCAAAGCTTGTTCTTATGCGTTCAAAGCTTGAAAATTTACATAAAGTAAATAAAGAATATGCAAGACATGTTGTTGCTGTTAAAGAATTTTTTGACTCACTTAATGAAAAAATTTTTGGTACTAAAGCAAGTGAATACGGCCAAGATGGAAATAGCATAGATAATAATTTTTATAAATCAAGGGTTTAA
- the fliS gene encoding flagellar export chaperone FliS — translation MNQSAYSAYAQSSFGGIESPTKLIEMLYDGILKFIFRTKKAIEAGDIEKKVYYINRTNAIFVELLNSLDYSQGDVAHYLSGLYTRQMQLLAMANIQNDIAALNEVTNVVKQLSEAWREVTSGE, via the coding sequence ATGAATCAAAGTGCATATAGTGCATACGCACAGTCTAGTTTTGGGGGCATTGAGTCCCCAACTAAATTAATAGAAATGCTTTATGACGGAATTTTAAAATTTATATTTCGTACAAAAAAGGCGATAGAAGCTGGAGATATAGAGAAAAAAGTTTATTATATTAATAGAACAAACGCTATTTTTGTTGAGCTTTTAAATTCGCTTGATTATTCTCAAGGTGATGTAGCTCACTATCTTAGCGGCCTTTATACAAGACAGATGCAGCTTCTTGCTATGGCAAATATACAAAACGATATCGCGGCTTTAAATGAAGTAACCAATGTCGTAAAGCAACTATCTGAAGCATGGAGAGAGGTAACATCAGGTGAATAG
- a CDS encoding TIGR02757 family protein: protein MSELKSLLDSHVLSKNTNLGLFEAPDPLQVATKFKEPNIALICALFAYGNAKMIVKFLNSLDFSLLDESEQNIKKNLSNFKYRFQNENDVREIFITLSRLKKEGEIEGILRQGLAKNGEMIEGVNELIKFIYKLNSYRSDGYEFFFGKSFNKEPQSPYKRYNMYLRWMVRDSDIDLGLFKNLPKDRLLIPLDVHTHRVSLNLGLTNRKSYDFKAVMDLTKKLREFDEFDPIKYDFALYRIGQSKELETIVKNLKK, encoded by the coding sequence ATGAGCGAGCTAAAGAGCCTTTTAGACTCGCACGTACTTAGCAAAAATACAAATTTGGGGCTGTTTGAAGCCCCAGATCCACTTCAAGTAGCTACTAAATTTAAAGAGCCAAACATAGCACTCATTTGTGCGTTATTTGCCTATGGCAACGCAAAGATGATAGTAAAATTTCTAAATTCACTTGACTTTAGCTTACTTGATGAGAGCGAGCAAAATATCAAGAAAAATTTATCAAATTTTAAATACCGCTTTCAAAATGAAAATGATGTGAGAGAAATTTTTATTACTCTCTCACGCCTTAAAAAAGAGGGCGAGATAGAAGGAATTTTACGCCAAGGTCTTGCAAAAAATGGCGAGATGATAGAGGGCGTAAATGAGCTTATCAAATTTATATATAAGCTAAATTCTTACCGCTCGGACGGATATGAGTTTTTCTTTGGTAAGAGTTTTAACAAAGAGCCACAAAGCCCATATAAACGCTATAACATGTATCTTCGCTGGATGGTAAGAGATAGTGATATCGACCTTGGGCTATTTAAGAATTTACCAAAAGATAGGCTTTTGATACCGCTTGATGTGCATACGCATAGAGTTTCTTTAAATTTAGGACTTACAAATAGAAAGAGCTACGATTTTAAAGCAGTCATGGATCTTACAAAAAAACTTAGAGAATTTGACGAGTTTGATCCGATAAAATACGACTTTGCGCTTTATAGAATAGGACAGAGTAAAGAGCTAGAAACTATCGTAAAAAATCTCAAAAAATAA
- a CDS encoding flagellar biosynthesis anti-sigma factor FlgM, protein MIRPLNQRPNFQANTLNKNSDAKVETQSKEVRTNENAKLKEIADAIANGTYQVDISKTARAVADALL, encoded by the coding sequence ATGATAAGGCCTTTGAACCAAAGACCAAATTTTCAGGCAAATACGCTAAATAAAAATAGCGATGCCAAGGTCGAAACTCAGAGTAAAGAAGTAAGAACAAACGAAAACGCAAAGCTAAAAGAGATAGCTGATGCCATAGCAAATGGCACTTATCAGGTTGATATCTCAAAAACGGCTAGGGCTGTGGCTGATGCGTTGCTGTAA
- a CDS encoding TSUP family transporter has translation MEFDLLSYVVFFVAAFLGGFIDSIAGGGGLITLPAIMAMGVPPHLALGTNKLQGVFGSFTATLNFTKRGLINYKECFVGIVFTFIGAIIGAVVILFLNTNFLKIIIPFLLIAIFIYTLFMPKVGENDRAAKMNEKLFYVVFGLILGFYDGFFGPGTGSFWTFAIVALIGLNLKKAVAHTKLLNFTSNIVALGIFIAGGQMLWAVGLLMAVGQILGAYFGSNLVIKKEVKFIRTMFLAVVAVTICKLIFDYFRV, from the coding sequence ATGGAATTTGATCTACTTAGCTATGTCGTTTTTTTTGTAGCTGCATTTTTAGGCGGTTTTATCGATTCTATCGCTGGGGGAGGCGGGCTTATAACGCTTCCAGCTATTATGGCGATGGGCGTGCCACCACACCTTGCACTTGGTACAAATAAGCTTCAAGGAGTCTTTGGTAGCTTTACAGCAACCCTAAATTTCACAAAACGGGGATTAATTAATTATAAAGAGTGCTTTGTAGGTATTGTTTTTACTTTTATTGGAGCTATCATTGGAGCAGTGGTGATCCTATTTTTAAATACAAATTTTTTAAAGATAATTATCCCATTTTTACTGATTGCTATTTTTATCTATACGCTTTTTATGCCAAAAGTCGGTGAAAATGATAGAGCCGCAAAGATGAATGAAAAGCTATTTTATGTAGTTTTTGGGCTGATACTTGGCTTTTATGATGGTTTTTTTGGTCCAGGAACAGGCTCTTTTTGGACATTTGCGATAGTGGCATTAATTGGGCTAAATTTAAAAAAGGCTGTCGCTCATACAAAACTTTTAAATTTTACTAGTAATATCGTTGCCCTTGGCATTTTTATAGCTGGTGGCCAGATGCTTTGGGCTGTTGGACTTTTAATGGCAGTTGGTCAAATTTTAGGCGCATATTTTGGATCAAATCTTGTCATTAAAAAAGAGGTCAAATTTATTAGAACAATGTTTTTAGCAGTCGTTGCAGTTACTATTTGTAAATTGATTTTCGATTATTTCAGAGTTTAA